A genomic region of Aspergillus oryzae RIB40 DNA, chromosome 1 contains the following coding sequences:
- a CDS encoding MIND complex subunit MTW1 (predicted protein), protein MPLFLESLVDDVINSINNLIYQAISSLEAGLLSTPPERLGFSHATNGSTIPDTDEDGNVVYPEARLEIEDGLHKLETLLEATVDKAFDKFEIIVLRNSFRVDDDLLGWIRLKHYEGLDLNPSPDAPTPDTIVALRKKLQETKKLNRALKQETARNDAVISQLRSILSAVKGADGATSAKQGGGSETSALPTNKDLDLSFLTESPAAKQLRVGAAVGSNTKHTPLTTNTTFILSQLPALQGLLKQLRPKLATLPKSAEATEADSKRDQRKEYIESRIRLHLERTGQLGVGSDGNPVVAGRKIDISEAQALEAVTGLLTQGDKMSE, encoded by the exons TCCCTTGTAGATGACGTGATCAACTCGATCAACAACCTGATCTATCAAGCTATCTCGAGTCTCGAAGCCGGTTTACTCTCCACCCCTCCTGAACGTTTGGGCTTCTCGCATGCTACCAACGGTTCGACCATCCCGGACACTGACGAGGATGGGAACGTTGTTTACCCTGAGGCGAGGCTGGAGATAGAAGATGGACTACACAAACTTGAAACCCTCCTGGAGGCGACCGTCGACAAGGCGTTCGATAAGTTCGAGATTATTGTCCTGCGAAACTCCTTTCGAGTGGACGATGACTTGCTAGGATGGATTCGGTTGAAGCATTATGAG GGCCTGGATCTGAACCCGTCCCCCGATGCACCTACCCCGGACACGATCGTTGCTCTGCGCAAAAAACTAcaagaaaccaagaaattGAACCGAGCATTGAAACAAGAGACCGCTCGTAACGATGCGGTCATCTCACAGCTGCGATCGATCTTATCTGCCGTTAAAGGCGCCGACGGCGCGACAAGTGCGAAACAGGGGGGTGGCTCCGAGACGTCTGCACTTCCTACGAACAAAGACTTGGACCTGTCGTTCCTGACGGAGAGTCCGGCGGCCAAGCAACTACGAGTTGGCGCTGCTGTTGGATCAAATACCAAACACACACCGCTTACCACGAATACAACTTTTATATTATCTCAACTGCCTGCCCTGCAAGGGTTACTGAAGCAGCTCCGGCCCAAGCTAGCTACTCTGCCTAAATCAGCAGAAGCCACGGAAGCAGATTCTAAACGTGACCAGAGAAAGGAATACATCGAGAGTAGAATCCGCCTGCATCTCGAACGAACTGGCCAGCTTGGGGTGGGCAGTGACGGCAATCCTGTTGTCGCCGGACGAAAGATCGATATTTCCGAAGCGCAGGCGCTCGAGGCGGTCACAGGACTGCTTACGCAAGGTGACAAAATGTCAGAATAA
- a CDS encoding dihydroorotase (dihydroorotase) → MPLSKLQGVKLPASADFHVHLRDGDMMELVTPTIRQGGVNTVFVMPNLVPPVTTVDRALDYKKRLQAIEPNVNFLMSLYLHESVTPETIIEAKKRGVTGVKSYPAGVTTNSSSGVVDYTQFYPVFAEMERQDMVLNLHGEVPSTGDVTVLSAEERFLPTLLQLHERFPKLRIILEHCTTAAAVEAVKKCGPTVAATDKSITAHHLSIIIDNWAGDPFCFCKPVAKTPADRDALLRTAASGNPKFFFGSDSAPHPAASKRGGDKIAAGVFTQPYTTQVVLDSFEQACENGILKEEDITPEVVEGFMSKFGRQFYGIGEEQKEFITLEKKDEKIVNLLQSDKVDVVPFRRDQQTWSVSWSS, encoded by the exons ATGCCTCTCTCCAAGCTACAGGGAGTGAAGCTCCCCGCGTCGGCCGACTTCCACG TACACCTTCGCGATGGTGATATGATGGAGCTTGTTACGCCTACGATCAGACAAGGTGGTGTGAACACGGTTTTCGTCATG CCCAACCTGGTGCCGCCAGTGACAACTGTCGACCGCGCGCTCGACTACAAGAAGCGCCTGCAAGCCATTGAACCCAATGTGAACTTCCTCATGTCGTTGTACCTCCACGAGTCCGTGACCCCGGAGACCATCATCGAAGCCAAGAAGCGCGGCGTCACCGGTGTCAAGAGCTACCCAGCAGGCGTTACCACCAACTCGTCCTCTGGCGTGGTGGATTACACCCAATTTTACCCGGTCTTTGCAGAGATGGAGCGTCAGGACATGGTTCTGAATCTTCACGGAGAGGTCCCTTCCACTGGCGATGTAACTGTCTTGTCGGCGGAGGAGCGCTTCCTTCCCACCTTGTTGCAATTGCACGAGCGTTTCCCGAAGCTTCGCATTATTCTGGAGCACTGCACTACAGCGGCTGCTGTGGAAGCCGTTAAGAAGTGCGGCCCTACTGTGGCAGCAAC GGATAAAAGCATTACCGCCCATCATCTTTCtatcatcatcgacaactGGGCTGGAGACCCGTTCTGTTTCTGCAAGCCTGTCGCTAAAACGCCTGCGGATCGTGACGCTCTCCTGCGGACAGCAGCATCTGGCAACCCCAaattcttcttcggctccGATAGTGCCCCTCACCCCGCAGCCTCCAAGAGGGGCGGAGACAAAATCGCGGCGGGAGTCTTCACTCAGCCATACACAACCCAGGTCGTGCTGGACTCCTTCGAGCAGGCCTGCGAAAACGGTAtcctcaaggaggaagacatcACCCCTGAGGTGGTTGAAGGCTTCATGAGCAAGTTCGGTCGCCAATTTTATGGCATTGGTGAGGAACAGAAGGAGTTTATTACCCtcgagaagaaagacgaaaaGATCGTAAACCTCTTGCAGTCGGACAAAGTGGACGTGGTCCCATTCAGACGGGACCAGCAGACATGGAGCGTGTCCTGGTCTTCATAA
- a CDS encoding uncharacterized protein (monocarboxylate transporter) — MIPDVYAPQNVNGRYTTMVATDKPTITPRETATLPPTSSPAPSPQNGGLAAWVGVFAGFLLFFTTWGFSTAYGAFQHFYQTDLLRDSSPSKLSWIGTVNAFFLISTGVVAGPLFDWGFLIHLMIAGCFLTTLGLMMLSLSQTYYQVLLSQGFCCGIGSGLIYVPALSLVLTSFTSRRGIALGIVTCGASIGGVLFPIIFIHLQPHIGFPWTARVMGFIQLGCSCIAVPLLIATTKPKRSSPRQLIHWDALKEWNFNACGVANFLMFMAYFVPLFYVPFFASQVLETSTDMSFYLVSILNAGSAVGRLGSALLTQRLGAGLILSVSVTTSAALIFGWIGINTQASFVAFCVLFGISSGVLISANPLVIAHPVVSPSPAIIGTRMGMLWFAASLGVLIGAPIAGVIEGHGGGNEYLGLQLFSGAIMTGGGIFMMVPLLAAWRYDCHQKELE; from the exons ATGATCCCAGATGTATACGCTCC TCAGAACGTCAATGGAAGGTACACGACTATGGTTGCCACCGATAAGCCTACCATAACACCACGAGAGACGGCTACCTTACCTCCGACGAGTTCACCAGCTCCCTCTCCCCAAAACGGTGGCCTTGCAGCATGGGTGGGTGTGTTTGctggctttcttttgtttttcactACCTGGGGGTTTTCGACGGCCTACGGCGCCTTCCAACACTTTTACCAGACGGATCTCTTGAGAGATAGCTCACCGTCAAAGCTATCGTGGATTGGCACTGTTAATGccttctttttgatttccACTGGTGTTGTCGCTGGCCCACTGTTCGACTGGGGTTTCTTAATTCATCTAATGATTGCCGGATGCTTCTTGACTACGCTTGGCCTCATGATGTTAAGCCTTTCACAAACATACTACCAAGTGCTTTTATCCCAGGGTTTCTGCTGTGGAATCGGTAGTGGGCTCATCTATGTGCCTGCCTTGTCCCTAGTGTTAACCAGCTTTACGTCCCGCCGGGGGATTGCCCTCGGCATAGTGACCTGTGGTGCTAGTATTG GCGGGGTTCTATTTCCTATAATCTTCATACACTTGCAGCCTCACATCGGCTTCCCCTGGACGGCTCGAGTAATGGGGTTCATCCAACTAGGCTGTTCATGTATTGCGGTTCCTCTTCTCATAGCGACCACTAAGCCAAAACGCAGTTCCCCACGCCAATTAATCCATTGGGATGCGCTTAAGGAGTGGAACTTCAATGCCTGCGGGGTCGCTAATTTTCTCATGTTCATGGCCTATTTCGTACCACTATTCTATGTGCCTTTCTTTGCCTCGCAGGTACTCGAGACTTCGACAGATATGAGCTTTTATCTCGTGTCAATTCTGAATGCCGGTTCTGCCGTGGGTCGTTTAGGGTCGGCGTTGTTGACGCAAAGGCTAGGCGCTGGTTTGATCTTGAGTGTCAGTGTTACCACATCGGCGGCTTTGATTTTCGGTTGGATTGGCATCAACACTCAGGCCTCCTTCGTTGCATTTTGTGTGTTATTTGGCATCTCCTCTGGAGTTTTAATATCAGCAAATCCTTTGGTGATCGCGCATCCCGTTGTCTCGCCCAGTCCGGCTATTATTGGGACCCGTATGGGCATGCTGTGGTTTGCAGCGAGCCTGGGGGTGCTGATTGGGGCACCTATTGCGGGCGTTATCGAAGGCCATGGCGGAGGCAATGAGTACCTTGGGCTGCAGCTGTTCAGCGGTGCCATCATGACCGGCGGAGGGATTTTTATGATGGTGCCTCTACTGGCAGCTTGGCGATATGATTGCCATCAGAAAGAGCTAGAATAA
- a CDS encoding uncharacterized protein (predicted protein), whose amino-acid sequence MDTGSTTSVSYHVSCASDADESKYLQRVQYLRWVRLALGIIIFGVAVSIIGCEAVPFQHYRATSAYGKVGLYLWPLNFDIRPTVALLSCGCIIAFLNLTYTIITLLPSPHAHIKRQNLVSTAIAISGFLTALVGLIFAVHLPDTNPPNGFTKVETLHSWTCKWKTVHGPLSPKVDDTVTPPPAHFARDCALTRASFILTGLAVGLAILMGVAAGVGVWFERSVSQQREQDTSPLRKINIMAKYPGV is encoded by the exons ATGGATACCGGCTCAACCACTTCGGTCTCCTACCATGTGTCCTGCGCCTCCGATGCAGACGAGTCGAAATATCTCCAAAGGGTTCAATACCTTCGTTGGGTTCGACTCGCTCTCGGGATCATCATCTTTGGCGTCGCGGTCTCTATCATAGGGTGTGAAGCAGTCCCCTTCCAGCATTATCGAGCGACATCAGCATACGGCAAGGTCGGATTATATCTCTGGCCCTTGAACTTCGACATCCGTCCGACCGTCGCATTGCTGTCCTGTGGTTGCATAATTGCCTTTCTGAATTTGACATACACCATTATCACTCTCCTTCCTTCT CCCCACGCACATATCAAACGACAAAACCTCGTTTCGacagccatcgccatctcAGGATTCCTCACTGCCTTAGTGGGACTCATCTTCGCCGTCCATCTCCCAGACACAAATCCCCCCAACGGGTTCACGAAAGTAGAAACACTGCATTCATGGACTTGCAAATGGAAAACCGTGCATGGTCCACTGTCGCCGAAGGTGGATGACACAGTCACTCCACCACCTGCTCATTTCGCGCGTGACTGTGCTCTCACTCGGGCGTCTTTTATTCTGACAGGACTGGCTGTCGGTTTAGCGATTCTCATGGGGGTTGCGGctggtgttggggtttggtttGAGAGAAGTGTGTCTCAGCAACGAGAACAGGATACTTCTCCGTTGAGGAAGATTAATATCATGGCGAAGTATCCGGGTGTTTGA
- a CDS encoding putative DSBA family oxidoreductase (predicted protein): MLLRWRVWALKSRNKPPWTLPAKAAYSKYDGKRAQKYFGHDFEVPSWFPILSLLPQRALTYIKKHHPSQTFSAAFQSCFETMWNGQLDISKPENLATALRNVFSAQEVEKIITAAGTPEVKAELAATTERVVKELGAFGCPWFWVVNGEGKGEPFFGSDRWHFMWEFLGLPFDDLRLRARI, from the exons ATGCTGCTGCGTTGGAGAGTCTGGGCGTTGAAATCGA gaaacaaaccCCCCTGGACCCTCCCCGCCAAAGCCGCCTACTCAAAATACGACGGCAAACGAGCCCAGAAATACTTCGGTCATGATTTCGAAGTTCCCTCTTGGTTCCCGATCTTGTCGCTTTTG CCCCAACGAGCCCTAACCTACATCAAAAAGCACCACCCCAGCCAAACTTTCTCCGCAGCTTTCCAGAGCTGCTTCGAGACAATGTGGAATGGCCAATTGGACATTTCTAAGCCTGAGAATCTGGCCACGGCTCTGAGAAACGTATTTAGTGCCCAGGAAGTAGAGAAGATTATTACCGCCGCGGGAACGCCTGAGGTCAAGGCTGAGTTGGCGGCGACGACGGAGAGGGTCGTGAAGGAGTTGGGGGCGTTCGGGTGCCCGTGGTTTTGGGTGGTGAatggggagggaaagggggagCCGTTCTTTGGGAGTGATCGGTGGCATTTTATGTGGGAGTTTTTGGGGTTGCCGTTTGATGATTTGAGGTTGAGGGCTAGGATATAG
- a CDS encoding uncharacterized protein (predicted protein) translates to MKALKEVPSPVLTQFKDRPLPICTPYTFTHGDLNCQNILVKDGELVGILDWESAGHFPVWWEYVATSIGFTAEDAEWKALLRVRLSGYEEGREFWRDLYALSRYPNLIERGQAFVDRLLCAEQAADGKLASTG, encoded by the exons ATGAAG GCATTGAAAGAGGTACCGTCACCCGTGCTGACACAATTCAAAGATCGGCCTCTGCCCATCTGTACCCCTTACACATTTACCCACGGGGATCTCAACTGCCAAAACATTCTTGTCAAGGATGGCGAACTAGTCGGCATCCTAGATTGGGAATCGGCTGGTCATTTCCCTGTCTGGTGGGAGTATGTGGCTACCAGTATTGGTTTCACGGCAGAAGATGCGGAGTGGAAGGCATTGCTGCGTGTGCGTCTGTCTGGGTatgaggaaggaagagagttTTGGCGAGATCTCTATGCTCTTTCTAGATATCCGAATCTGATTGAAAGAGGACAGGCTTTTGTTGACCGTTTGCTTTGTGCAGAGCAGGCTGCGGATGGTAAGCTGGCTTCAACTGGTTGA
- a CDS encoding short chain dehydrogenase family protein (reductases with broad range of substrate specificities) has translation MAEVSDGLPVKSQAPTMTLPKPVALVVGASRGLGRQIAIDLAKNDYTVVVAAKTTSNAYETVPFPPDPNSNKSTIATVEREIKEAGGKAFAIQVDVRDVSQVENMVKETVRLAGRLDVLVYNSGAIWWSSVANTPTKRFQLMQRVNPEGLYATVQAALPEFERNAWKGRIIVVSPPIYSRFFRGKTAYAMGKVAMSVLTRGLAMDFVRQGHKDMAVTSLWPATSTESAATEVTTSKDPSRKADLRKPTVFSDAVIGILNSPAETVNGMLALDEDFLRQYCGVSDFSKYSVIPGSNPRRIMPKKLPVLEVAEQDDEGVRMDSTKLRAKI, from the exons ATGGCTGAGGTGAGCGACGGGTTGCCAGTGAAG AGTCAAGCTCCAACAATGACATTACCCAAACCGGTTGCCCTAGTTGTAGGCGCCTCACGGGGCCTAGGCCGTCAAATCGCCATTGACCTAGCGAAGAACGACTACACAG TCGTCGTGGCAGCCAAAACCACATCGAATGCCTATGAAACAGTCCCTTTCCCACCAGACCCCAACTCCAACAAATCAACAATCGCCACTGTTGAGCGCGAGATCAAAGAAGCCGGTGGCAAAGCCTTCGCAATCCAGGTCGATGTCCGCGATGTCTCCCAAGTTGAGAACATGGTGAAAGAAACCGTGCGTCTCGCGGGCAGACTGGACGTCCTTGTCTACAACTCTGGGGCAATTTGGTGGTCGTCTGTCGCAAACACGCCGACGAAGCGGTTTCAGCTTATGCAGCGGGTTAACCCTGAGGGGTTGTATGCCACTGTGCAGGCGGCGCTGCCTGAATTTGAGAGAAATGCGTGGAAGGGACGTATCATTGTTGTGTCGCCGCCTATCTATTCGAGGTTTTTCAGGGGCAAGACGGCTTATGCTATGG GCAAAGTCGCGATGAGCGTTCTTACCCGAGGTCTTGCGATGGATTTTGTGAGACAGGGTCATAAGGATATGGCGGTTACCAGTCTTTGGCCAGCTACG AGCACCGAGTCAGCTGCGACGGAAGTGACTACGTCAAAAGACCCTTCTCGTAAAGCCGACCTTAGGAAGCCT ACTGTGTTCTCCGATGCCGTGATCGGCATTTTAAATTCACCAGCAGAGACCGTGAACGGAATGTTGGCGCTCGACGAGGACTTCTTGCGCCAATACTGCGGAGTCTCAGATTTCTCGAAGTACTCAGTGATCCCTGGTTCTAATCCACGACGCATTatgccaaagaagctgcCAGTGCTGGAAGTAGCCGAACAGGATGACGAGGGGGTGAGGATGGACAGTACGAAGCTGCGGGCGAAGATATAG
- a CDS encoding transcription factor domain-containing protein (predicted protein), with product METLLSHNELQYSPTFMLTLESNLELLEALAKTWPIATLFLEFFQTMTAPDQFNKLLSVAVEECHKRAIGDKQDDPEAPRRPTSFKRPKLQQVVLPQSRVVFQILARETQRRQAALLRSHGSGTAFREVETTSFGSGSGATPGSADDISPGDLGDALESCEPTAVLRNLREIIRIGNSQGADNAT from the exons ATGGAGACGCTTCTTTCACATAATGAGCTTCAATACTCGCCTACGTTCAT GTTGACACTGGAGTCCAATCTCGAACTACTAGAGGCCTTGGCCAAGACATGGCCCATTGCAACGCTATTCTTGGAGTTCTTCCAAACAATGACAGCCCCAGACCAATTCAACAAACTACTGTCGGTCGCTGTGGAGGAATGTCACAAACGTGCAATTGGAGACAAACAAGATGACCCCGAAGCACCTCGGAGACCAACATCCTTCAAACGGCCAAAGCTACAGCAGGTGGTTCTTCCGCAGAGCAGGGTTGTATTTCAGATCCTGGCGCGAGAAACTCAGAGGCGACAGGCTGCCTTGCTTCGGTCTCATGGGTCGGGTACTGCATTCCGTGAGGTCGAAACCACGTCATTCGGATCTGGCTCCGGCGCTACTCCCGGTAGCGCTGATGATATCTCCCCAGGCGATCTTGGGGATGCACTAGAAAGCTGCGAACCTACTGCGGTGCTGCGAAATCTTCGGGAGATTATCCGAATTGGGAATTCACAGGGGGCAGACAATGCTACCTGA
- the swc5 gene encoding putative Swr1p complex component (Swc5) (uncharacterized conserved protein BCNT) has product MSADSATLQDLDLEDEQYDSADDEDFQVDAAQDDDALTGSDSDDEAIEPATKKRKAGNKAPEQEDPSLDSGDEATIQKAKAKKAKKQKGKDEDGDDEDDVDVDFDDEEGGPGGFVRTRAMKMRTQEERKPLARIDGATVDVDALWEKMNAPDMALGQHSTQAEKKNDTPVEGDKDTEMRDGETPLIEEKRQASQYSEEMVKIKRTYKFAGEWITEEKIVPKDSAEAKLYMANENDVETVTAAENATDIKNTTKIRRPLRKVSRFDPNPSGFIKKSWDKQSVPQTTGEENARGPKINTVEKSRLDWAAYVDQAGIKDELRTHSKAKEGFLGRMDFLDRVGAKEEEERRNIRLKGL; this is encoded by the exons ATGTCGGCCGATTCAGCTACATTACAGGACCTCGACCTCGAGGACGAGCAGTATGACTCAGCCGATGACGAAGACTTCCAGGTAGACGCGGCCCAAGACGACGACGCCCTCACTGGTTCCGATAGCGACGACGAGGCCATCGAGCCCGCAACAAAAAAGCGCAAGGCGGGAAACAAAGCGCCGGAGCAGGAAGACCCCAGTCTCGACTCGGGCGACGAAGCGACGATTCAAAAGGccaaggcaaagaaggccaagaagcagaagggaaaggacgaagatggggacgatgaggatgatgttgatgttgattttgacgacgaggagggtGGCCCTGGCGGCTTCGTTCGGACACGGGCTATGAAGATGCGAAC CCAGGAAGAGCGGAAGCCTCTGGCGAGGATCGATGGAGCAACTGTCGACGTGGATGCGctgtgggagaagatgaatgCTCCTGATATGGCTTTGGGACAGCATTCTACGCAGGctgagaaaaagaacgatACTCCGGTCGAGGGGGACAAAGACACGGAGATGCGTGATGGTGAAACCCCCCTCATTGAGGAAAAGCGGCAAGCAAGTCAATACtcggaggagatggtgaagatcAAGCGTACCTACAAATTCGCAGGTGAATGGATTacggaagaaaagatcgTCCCCAAAGATTCAGCGGAGGCCAAGCTTTATATGGCCAACGAAAACGACGTCGAAACAGTCACCGCCGCCGAGAACGCGACGGATATcaaaaacaccaccaaaatTCGCAGGCCCCTTCGAAAGGTCTCTCGCTTCGACCCAAACCCATCCGGATTCATCAAGAAAAGCTGGGATAAGCAGTCTGTCCCACAAACAACAGGGGAAGAGAATGCTCGTGGTCCCAAGATCAACACTGTCGAGAAGTCGCGCTTGGACTGGGCCGCGTACGTCGATCAAGCCGGCATCAAGGACGAGCTCAGAACCCAcagcaaggccaaggaaggtTTCCTTGGTCGCATGGATTTCTTGGATCGCGTTGGtgccaaggaagaggaagagagaagaaacataCGTTTGAAGGGGTTGTAA
- a CDS encoding T2 family ribonuclease (ribonuclease, T2 family): MPSTPSLPSMGMLALGAMQLAAGAVFEFPSCPKDIPFSCQNSTAVADSCCFNSPGGALLQTQFWDTNPPSGPSDSWTIHGLWPDNCDGSYGQFCDKSREYSNITAILQEQGRTELLSYMKKYWPNYEGDDEEFWEHEWNKHGTCINTIEPSCYKDYSPQKEVGDYLQKTVDLFKGLDSYKALAKAGIVPDSSKTYKRSEIESALAAIHDGKKPYISCEDGALNEIWYFYNIKGNAITGEYQPIDTLTSPGCSTSGIKYLPKKSENSTASAWKFRSDKASQSVRFN; this comes from the exons ATGCCTTCCACACCATCTCTCCCCTCCATGGGCATGCTTGCCCTTGGTGCTATGCAATTAGCAGCGGGCGCAGTGTTTGAGTTCCCGTCCTGCCCGAAGGATATTCCCTTCAGCTGTCAGAACTCGACCGCAGTAGCCGACTCCTGCTGCTTCAACTCCCCAGGAGGCGCCCTCCTGCAGACACAATTTTGGGACACAAATCCCCCAAGTGGTCCCTCCGATTCCTGGACCATCCACGGACTTTG GCCTGATAATTGCGATGGCAGCTACGGGCAATTCTGCGACAAGTCGCGCGAGTACTCGAACATCACTGCCATTCTTCAGGAGCAGGGCCGGACCGAACTTCTGTCCTACATGAAGAAATACTGGCCCAACTATGAgggcgacgatgaagaaTTCTGGGAGCACGAGTGGAACAAGCACG GTACCTGCATCAACACGATTGAACCGAGCTGTTACAAGGATTACTCCCCGCAGAAGGAAGTGGGTGATTATTTGCAGAAGACTGTAGACCTTTTCAAGGGTCTGGATAGCTACAAG GCTCTCGCCAAAGCCGGTATCGTCCCCGATTCCTCCAAGACTTACAAACGGAGTGAGATCGAATCCGCTCTTGCCGCGATCCATGACGGCAAGAAGCCCTACATCAGCTGCGAGGACGGTGCACTGAACGAGATTTGGTATTTCTATAACATCAAGGGCAATGCGATCACTGGCGAGTACCAGCCAATCGACACTC TTACGTCTCCTGGATGTTCCACCTCAGGTATTAAGTACCTGCCCAAGAAGAGCGAGAACTCCACTGCTTCAGCCTGGAAATTTCGTAGTGACAAGGCTAGCCAGTCTGTTCGCTTCAACTGA
- a CDS encoding GNAT family N-acetyltransferase (N-acetyltransferase): MASSNPPFRITPAQSAEHIEAAKALFTSYAEWLGLDLTFQDFASELQSLPGQYAAPHGELLLAYNAGEGIPIGCVAVRPLKQRSGEKQGDVQNHRGYCEMKRLYVSPEARGTGLGKALVNSIVERAKDLGYKEMRLDTLPSMVGAIQLYKRVGFVEIAPYYETPLEETLFLGLDLTQDL; the protein is encoded by the coding sequence ATGGCAAGCAGTAATCCACCATTTCGCATTACCCCGGCGCAGAGCGCAGAACATATagaagcagccaaagcccTTTTTACGTCGTACGCCGAATGGCTAGGCCTCGATCTTACCTTCCAAGATTTCGCCTCCGAGCTACAGTCTCTCCCTGGTCAATACGCTGCACCCCATGGGGAATTATTGCTAGCCTATAATGCCGGAGAGGGGATTCCTATCGGATGCGTGGCTGTCCGGCCTCTCAAGCAGAGGTCGGGCGAAAAACAAGGAGACGTTCAAAACCATAGAGGATACTGTGAGATGAAAAGGTTGTATGTCTCTCCCGAAGCACGGGGAACAGGACTGGGGAAAGCCTTGGTGAATTCCATCGTTGAGCGGGCGAAGGATCTCGGATATAAGGAGATGAGACTCGATACCCTTCCCTCAATGGTGGGCGCCATACAGTTGTATAAGAGGGTGGGGTTCGTGGAAATAGCTCCTTATTATGAGACTCCCTTGGAGGAGACGCTCTTTCTCGGGTTGGATCTTACGCAGGATCTATAG
- the brlA gene encoding C2H2 type transcription factor BrlA (predicted protein) yields the protein MRTQNNLTVEVDCHSLGSNECPSMTSSFSPMDSPTPTPTSIYSQGSLASPGWQDAGSYPGHAYERHTGATPMRSAFRLAGMTSNENMGMSYGAMEAQERMPMPDFLSAYDDNVEHFWLPSDGPKTYETGTHSLPYPHTLPQCPPMVRSNYRPHAAYLPEAATNPCLSRSIFHHAERVPQSMSMGNMMPWIPQATESIAPQTIAPSQVGPVTPPPSYSEFPTSIQTFKTHSPTTPLRSCSIGTASGPDTPISRLSGGAADYLEDFQQSPPFRDGLNRLQRQPSRKMIRKQSSRQNMSLENLPSIIKQVQFKCKEPGCKGRFKRQEHLKRHMKSHSKEKPHVCWVPGCERAFSRSDNLNAHYTKTHSKRGGRNRYVATLDESSPDYDPDFRGQLTPDGLPIRGSTLDDPMPNSREYSVDGLDD from the coding sequence ATGAGAACTCAAAACAATCTCACGGTTGAAGTCGACTGCCACTCCTTGGGTTCCAACGAGTGTCCCTCGATGACTTCTAGCTTCTCGCCCATGGATTCCCCTACGCCAACCCCGACTAGCATCTATAGCCAAGGCTCACTGGCCTCACCTGGGTGGCAAGACGCCGGGTCATACCCAGGACATGCCTACGAGCGACATACTGGAGCTACGCCAATGCGGAGTGCTTTCCGTCTAGCGGGGATGACCTCAAATGAGAATATGGGTATGTCTTACGGTGCCATGGAAGCACAGGAACGCATGCCTATGCCCGACTTTCTGTCCGCTTATGATGACAACGTGGAGCACTTTTGGCTTCCTTCGGATGGGCCGAAGACCTATGAGACTGGAACACACAGCCTCCCATACCCCCACACCTTGCCCCAATGCCCTCCTATGGTTCGCAGTAACTATCGGCCACATGCCGCGTATCTGCCAGAGGCCGCCACAAATCCTTGCCTATCACGATCTATCTTCCACCATGCTGAGAGGGTGCCCCAATCCATGTCTATGGGGAACATGATGCCGTGGATCCCTCAGGCCACCGAGTCAATTGCGCCTCAGACCATTGCCCCATCTCAGGTCGGCCCGGTAACCCCACCCCCGTCCTATTCTGAGTTCCCTACGTCTATCCAGACATTCAAGACGCACAGCCCTACAACGCCACTTCGTTCATGCTCTATCGGCACCGCGTCTGGCCCCGACACGCCCATCAGCCGCTTGTCCGGTGGTGCGGCAGACTATCTGGAGGACTTCCAGCAGTCCCCACCATTCCGTGACGGCCTTAACCGCCTCCAGCGTCAACCTTCAAGAAAGATGATCAGGAAGCAATCCTCTCGCCAAAATATGTCTTTGGAGAACTTGCCCTCTATTATCAAACAGGTCCAGTTCAAGTGCAAGGAACCAGGCTGCAAAGGTCGCTTTAAGAGGCAAGAGCATTTGAAGAGACATATGAAGAGCCACTCAAAAGAGAAGCCCCATGTCTGCTGGGTACCAGGCTGCGAGCGTGCCTTCTCCCGCAGTGACAACTTGAATGCCCATTATACGAAAACACATAGCAAGCGGGGTGGTCGCAACCGATATGTCGCCACACTGGACGAGAGCAGCCCAGACTACGACCCGGACTTCCGCGGACAACTCACACCGGATGGACTCCCAATTCGCGGCTCAACGCTAGACGATCCTATGCCGAATAGCCGCGAATACAGTGTTGATGGGTTAGACGATTAA